The following proteins are co-located in the Bacillus carboniphilus genome:
- a CDS encoding aminoglycoside phosphotransferase family protein — protein MNYLFRKTITDWNSWGAVFQSIEDFRELIKEIFIRENLTGYEQISHLTPGSNAVFKVGSYVIKIFAPTESSANTDYYYHAELTAMKRAIAKGINTPRVIAASYIQDKYLFRYIIMDYIKGKEAGRVLKDCSIDKKVSFVHELKTNLQKINRRPNNFVDGNDLIKRAIHNEKWSPYPESVKKQIYDVLTDLQIENMVYVHGDLTAENVMIDEEESLYIIDFADSTIAPVEYEYPPIIMDLFDFDRDLTLEFMKGMELEEFIDRLFVGTLLHEFGAFIIKDFWDRCTSKKVEELTDIFEIKALMFDKLKN, from the coding sequence ATGAACTACTTGTTTAGAAAAACGATTACAGATTGGAATTCCTGGGGAGCTGTTTTTCAATCAATAGAAGATTTTCGAGAACTCATTAAGGAAATTTTTATTAGGGAAAACTTAACGGGTTATGAACAGATTTCTCATCTAACGCCGGGGTCGAATGCAGTATTCAAAGTGGGGTCCTATGTAATTAAAATATTTGCACCCACCGAATCAAGTGCAAACACGGACTATTATTATCATGCCGAACTTACTGCTATGAAGAGAGCGATAGCGAAAGGAATCAATACACCAAGAGTTATAGCGGCTTCTTATATACAAGATAAGTACTTATTTAGGTATATCATTATGGACTACATAAAAGGAAAAGAAGCGGGACGAGTACTGAAAGATTGCTCAATTGATAAAAAGGTTAGTTTTGTGCATGAGTTAAAAACTAACTTACAGAAAATAAATAGAAGACCAAACAATTTTGTGGATGGAAATGACTTGATAAAAAGGGCAATTCATAATGAAAAATGGTCACCATACCCTGAATCTGTTAAAAAACAAATTTATGATGTCTTAACTGATCTGCAAATTGAAAATATGGTGTATGTACACGGGGATTTAACTGCGGAAAATGTGATGATTGATGAAGAAGAAAGCCTGTATATTATTGACTTTGCAGATAGTACTATTGCTCCTGTAGAGTACGAATACCCACCTATCATTATGGATTTGTTTGATTTTGACCGAGATCTTACCTTAGAGTTCATGAAGGGGATGGAACTGGAAGAGTTCATAGATAGACTTTTCGTTGGAACCTTGTTGCATGAGTTTGGAGCATTTATAATAAAGGACTTTTGGGATAGATGCACTAGTAAAAAGGTTGAGGAATTAACGGATATCTTTGAAATCAAAGCGTTAATGTTTGATAAACTAAAGAACTAA
- a CDS encoding type II toxin-antitoxin system RelE/ParE family toxin, protein MAELRWAQSAVRDLEQICSFIAEDSDEYAKVFARRIIETIETTAVFPYSGRIVPEMNSDMIREKIMSNYRIIYRIKQESIEIVRIIHNARSSIDLN, encoded by the coding sequence ATGGCTGAACTAAGATGGGCTCAATCCGCAGTGCGAGATCTAGAACAAATATGCAGTTTTATAGCTGAAGATTCTGATGAATATGCAAAAGTATTCGCAAGAAGAATTATTGAAACTATTGAAACAACGGCAGTTTTCCCATACTCTGGGAGAATAGTTCCTGAGATGAATAGTGATATGATTAGAGAAAAAATAATGAGTAATTACAGAATTATTTATCGTATAAAACAAGAGAGTATAGAAATTGTTCGGATTATTCATAACGCCAGGAGTTCTATAGATTTAAATTAA